From one Amia ocellicauda isolate fAmiCal2 chromosome 17, fAmiCal2.hap1, whole genome shotgun sequence genomic stretch:
- the vasnb gene encoding vasorin b — MKLFPLLLLLPVALVHSCPDGCTCLYGENIFCTQRRASSMPRNVPESTQNLYLFQNGITSLRTDDFSTLAGLVLLDLSQNRISELPGQVFEPLASLCNLDLSANQITEISKGTFAGLHMLERLYLHGNRIQNIHTAAFDGLDRLLELKLQENQITVLPALRMPSLLLLDISFNKIPSPRPENLELDNLESLKMSGLGLSYLDENLMKNLGNLHDLDLSKNQLKAVPAALKQCRGLITLNLAGNPQVAQLKKEDFQNLENLQELNLSNLNLQGIPEGLLQLFPRLQTLSVAENPFNCVCPLAWFPLWVRSSQVELARIEETRCHFPPLNAGKVLKRLEHKDFGCPTTTTTTTTTVKTSRPEPPVVTTLPTTTLPTPSPSQSSMDNAGSTPPPDTPELSSKPDPKVRFCPPNICLNGGTCQLDHKGHVECTCPPSTRGTYCESKEDTTLGISTPALTTEPAIRSRKATSTSILVDLHRYIQARPQLRGIRLTYRNLSGPDRRPMQLSVPASYPEYTLRGLRPNCTYHICASPLGEPETEDSFCTEAQTSSQQLHHSPITQSQHGQLTTMVVPLVSVVLVVVVAVAGGIYYVRRKRAKGHPDLGADPCPLELEGVKACLENGTLPQKVPDVSQSPNGLEYEVPLMQGHGPANNNVAALKPSYF; from the coding sequence ATGAAGCTCTTCCcactcctgctcctgctccccGTGGCCCTTGTGCACTCCTGTCCCGACGGCTGCACGTGCCTCTATGGGGAAAACATCTTCTGCACCCAGCGGAGGGCGAGCTCCATGCCCCGGAACGTCCCCGAAAGCACGCAGAATCTCTACCTGTTCCAGAACGGCATCACCTCTCTGCGCACAGACGATTTCTCCACCCTGGCCGGCCTGGTACTCCTGGACCTCTCGCAGAACCGCATCTCCGAGCTCCCCGGCCAGGTGTTCGAGCCCCTCGCTTCCCTGTGCAACCTGGACCTGTCGGCCAACCAGATCACCGAGATCTCCAAGGGGACCTTCGCTGGCCTGCACATGCTGGAGCGCCTCTATCTGCACGGCAACCGCATCCAGAACATCCACACGGCCGCCTTCGATGGCCTGGACAGGttgctggagctgaagctgCAGGAGAATCAGATCACGGTGCTGCCTGCCCTCCGCATGCCCAGCCTCCTGCTCCTTGACATCAGCTTCAACAAGATCCCCTCGCCACGCCCTGAGAACCTAGAGCTGGACAACCTGGAGTCCCTGAAGATGTCGGGGTTGGGCCTCAGCTATCTGGATGAGAACCTGATGAAGAACCTGGGGAACCTTCACGACCTGGACCTCTCCAAGAACCAGCTGAAGGCCGTCCCTGCAGCCCTCAAGCAATGCAGAGGGCTGATCACTCTGAATCTGGCGGGCAACCCTCAGGTGGCCCAGCTGAAGAAGGAGGACTTCCAGAACTTGGAGAACCTGCAAGAGCTGAACCTCAGCAACCTCAACCTTCAGGGCATCCCCGAGGGTTTGCTCCAGCTCTTCCCCCGGTTGCAGACCCTCTCGGTGGCTGAAAACCCCTTCAACTGTGTGTGCCCCCTGGCCTGGTTCCCCCTGTGGGTGCGTAGCAGCCAGGTGGAGCTTGCCCGGATCGAGGAGACGCGCTGCCATTTCCCCCCGCTCAATGCCGGGAAGGTCCTCAAaaggctggagcacaaggacttTGGATGCCCCACCACCACGACCACGACCACCACCACAGTGAAGACGAGCCGCCCCGAGCCTCCTGTCGTCACCACCCTGCCTACGACAACGCTGCCCACCCCATCGCCCAGCCAAAGCTCGATGGACAATGCCGGCAGCACTCCTCCCCCCGACACGCCCGAGCTCAGCAGCAAACCGGACCCCAAGGTGCGCTTCTGCCCACCCAACATCTGTCTGAATGGGGGCACCTGTCAGCTGGACCACAAGGGCCACGTGGAGTGCACCTGCCCCCCCAGCACCAGGGGAACCTACTGCGAGAGCAAGGAGGACACGACGCTGGGCATCTCCACTCCGGCTCTCACCACCGAGCCCGCCATCCGCTCCAGAAAGGCCACCAGCACCTCCATCCTGGTGGACCTGCACCGCTACATCCAGGCCCGGCCGCAGCTCCGAGGAATCCGGCTCACCTACAGGAACCTGTCGGGTCCAGACCGACGGCCCATGCAGCTCAGCGTTCCCGCCTCCTACCCGGAGTACACGCTGCGGGGGCTCCGGCCCAACTGCACCTACCACATCTGCGCCAGCCCCCTGGGGGAGCCGGAGACAGAGGACAGCTTCTGCACTGAGGCCCAGACCTCCAGCCAGCAGCTGCACCACTCCCCCATTACGCAGTCCCAACACGGGCAGCTCACCACCATGGTGGTCCCCTTGGTGTCTGTGGTCTTGGTGGTAGTGGTGGCTGTGGCCGGGGGCATCTACTATGTACGCAGGAAACGGGCGAAAGGCCACCCAGACCTTGGCGCTGACCCCTGCCCCCTGGAGCTGGAGGGGGTCAAGGCTTGCCTGGAGAACGGGACGCTGCCACAAAAGGTGCCCGACGTCTCACAGTCCCCGAATGGGCTGGAGTACGAGGTCCCACTGATGCAAGGGCACGGGCCGGCCAACAACAACGTGGCGGCCCTGAAGCCCTCGTACTTCTGA